The genomic window GGAGCCCAGGGTGCGCAGGAGGTCCTTGAGGCGGGGGGCCTGGAGGTCCTCCTCCCCGGCGACCCACTGGCGGTCCGGGCCCACGGCGGCGAACACCCAGTCCACGCCGGGGCACAGGGCCCGGGCGCCGCGCAGCGCCGAGGCGTCGTCGCAGGTGTCGCCCACGAAGACCACCCGGGTGCTCCGGAAGGCGTCGGCCAGCTGGATGAGGCCTTCGGCCCTGGGCTTGCGCAGGTGGGGTGCGCTGTCGGACACGGCGGGGATGCGGAAGCCCAGCACCTGGAAGGCGAGGGTGAGCTCGTCCGGGGGGCGCCCGGTGAAGATGGCCAGGTCCCCGGGGAAGGCGTCCAGGTCCTCCCGGCTGACCATGGGGCGCTCCATGCGCCGGGTCCTGGCATAGTGCTTCTGCACCACGTCCTGGCAGCGGGGCTCGAGTTCCCGGATGCGGGGCTCCAGGTGGGGGAAGCCCTTGCCGGTGGCGTGCCGGAGATCGTCCAGGCCGCCGATCTCGGCCAGGGCCAGGGCCCCGGCGGTGAGCCGGAAGTCGTTGTTGAAGCCCCCCACCCGCTTGAAGGCGGCGAAGTGCTCGTCATCCCACACCAGGGCCGGGGCCAGCTCGGCCAGGGCGGCGGATACGGCCTCCACGAAGGAACGGCCCGGATCGATGAGGACGCCGTCCACGTCCAGGGCCAGGAGCTGGCGCTCCCGGGTGGCGGTGGCGAAGGTCGCGGGCAGGCTGCCGCCGGCCGCAGCGCCCAGGCTCGCGAGCACCTCGGGCCGGCCCAGGGCGCAAGCCCCGTATGGGCCCTCCCGGAGGAGCAGCACGATGCCGTGCCGGTCCACCGCCAGGCGCTGGGTGCGCACCAGGCCGGGCGCGTCGTCCCGCAGGAGCACCGCCAGGGGGGGGTGGGGCCGGGTTGCGGCGAAGGCCAGGAAGGCGTCCAGGGTGAGCAGGTCCATGGTGTCCAGGGCCGGGGTGCGGTCCAGGTTCAACCAGATCTGTTCCTGGGGACCGCACTCGGCGGCGGCGTCCATGAGGGTGTTCAGCACCTCCCGCCCTTCCAGCCAGAGGGAGCGGCACTCGGCGCCGGCGGCCCGGATCCGGTCCTCCCACGCGGGCCGCAGGGATTCCGCCACCCAGACCCGCTTCGGGGCCCGGCCCCGCAGCAGGGCCTCCAGCAGGGCATCGATGGACGTTCCCGCCAGGGCTCCGCCCGGCGGGGCGCCGAGCACCGCCATGTCACGTCTCTCCACTGCGCCTTCTCCCGATGCCTTCACCCTTCCAGCTTAGCCCAGGGCCGCCGGGACGGGAGCGGGGAAATCAGGCGGGGATGGCGTGGGCGGCGGGAAGGCCCTGGGCAAAAAGCTTCCTGGGCCTGACGCCGGCCTCGGAATCCGCCCAGGTCCAGGCGGTGGGATCGGCGAGGATGGCCTTGGCCAGCGCCACGTGGACGGCGTGGCCGGCGCAGTGGGCCTCCACGAAGCCTTCCAGGGGGGCGCCCAGGAGGGCCAGGTCGCCCACCAGGTCCATCATCTTGTGGCGGACGGCCTCGTCCTCGAAACGCAGGGACTCGTTGAGGGGGCCGTTGGCTCCGAAAACCACCGCATTGTCCAGACTGCCGCCCTTGGCGAGCCCCCGCGAACGCATGAAGTTGATGTCGCTCTCCAGGCAGAAGGTGCGGGCCAGCCCCAGCTCGCGGACGTACTTCTCCGTGGTTAGGGTCAGCTCGCGGCTCTGGCGCCCGATGTAGGGGTTGTCGTAGACGATGGTGTAGGCCAGCCGCAGTCCGTTCCAGGGGGACACGCGCATCCACTTGTCGCCCATGCGCACTTCCACGGGCTTGAGGATCCGCAGGGTGCGGGGCCAGATGGCCATGGGGCGGATGCCGGCCTCGAGGATCAGGCGGACCCAGGGCTCGGAGGAGCCGTCCAGGATGGGGAGCTCCTCGCCGTCCACCTCGATGGTGACGTGGTCGATGCCCAGGCCCATGAGGGCCGAGAGGAGGTGCTCGACGGTCTGGAGGCGGACGCCGTCCCGGGTCAGGGAGGTGGCCAGGCTGCAGTCGCCCACGAACTCGGCGAGCGCGGGGATCTCCACGCCCGTGGGGGTGTGGACGAAGGTGATGCCGGAGGCCCGTTCCGCAGGCCGGAGCACCACGGTGCAGGGGAGGTCGCCGTGGAGCCCCCGGCCCGACAGTGTCGCGGCCTGGCGGAGCGTCTGGGCGTGGCGGTTCCGGTGCATAAAATCCTCGCCCGGTTTACAGCAAGAACCATGCCCAATCGTTAATGCTTGAATCTAAAGGCCTTGATTCGCTACGGGACCGCCCCGACTGTGGGCCGATCCACCACACCCTGTGGTTCCTGGATGCCAGCGGTCCCAATCCTCCGGGGTGGTCAGCTTGAGGTTCGTGGGGGGCGACGGGATGAGCTTCACGCGCAGGCCCTTGGCCTCCAGCAGGGAGACGTCGTCGGTGGCGGCGAACCCCTGGTCCGCGGCCCACCGGAAGGCGTCCAACCAAAGGGACAGCCGTGCGACCTGGGGCGTCTGAGCCCGGAAGATGCCCTCCCGGGGTTCCGTGCCGAGGATCCGGCCCTGGGCGTCCACCCGCTTGAGGGTATCCGTCGAAGGTTCGCCCAGCACCGCGCCATCCCAAGCCTCCAGGGCGGCCAGGGCCTCCTGGACGGGAAAGGCGGGCGGAAACGGGCGCACGGCATCGTGGATGAGAACGGGGGCCGAGGGGACGTCGGGAAGGGCGGCCAGGGCCAGGGCCACGGACGCCTGCCGGGTCGCGCCCCCCACCACGGTCCAGTGGGGAAGGCCGAAGCGCCAGGCCCGCACCTCGTCCAGGCGATCCTCGGGCACGGCCAGGGCGATGCCCGCCAGGTCCGGCATGCCGGGGGCGAGGAAGGCCCGCACCGTGGCCTCGAGAAGGGTGACACCGCCCCAGTCCCGGAACTGCTTGGGCGTTCCGCCGCCCATGCGCACGCCCCGCCCGCCGGCGGGGATCACCAGGAAAGGCCGGTCAATTCTCACGCGTTATGAAGGGCTCGAGGCCCCGGTCCCGGAACAGCTTGGAGATGAGGTCCGAGGCCTTCTGGGCCTCGTCCTGGGTGGCGTAGCTGCCCACCCGCACCCGCTTGACGGTCACACCGCCCTGGGTCCGGGCCTCCACGAGGTTCACGGGGCCCACGGCCGACTGCAGCTCCTTGGAGATGCGGGCGATGTTGGCGGGGTCGGAGAGGGCGGCCACCTGGACCGTGTAGGCGTCGCCCAGCAGGGTGGCGGGATCGATGGGGGCCGGCTTGCCCTTGGTGTCCACGGAGGTGATGCGGACCCGGGAGGTGCCGCGGCCGTGCATGCCCAGTTCCTTGGCGGCCCGCTCCGACACGTCCAGCATGCGTCCCCGGATGAAGGGACCGCGGTCGTTCACCCGCAGCACGGCGCGCTTGCCGGTGTCCAGGTTCCGCACCTCGATCTTCGCGCCGAAGGGCAGCGTGCGGTGGGCGCAGGTGAGCTCGCGGGGGTCGAAGGTCTCGCCGTTGGCGGTGGCCCGGCCGGCGAAGCCGTCGTCGCCGCCGTACCAGCTGGCTTCGCCGGTCTCAGTGTAGACCTTGGCGTCCGCATGATCGCTAGGCTCCTCGGCCGCCGGGACGTCCGGGAAGGACGCGACGGGGGTGGCCTGGGGCCGGGTGCAGTGCAGGGAGAAGAGGAGGACCACCACCACGGCCGTATAGCGGCTCAGGGACCGGGCCTTCCGGAGGAGGTTCACCTGGAGGCCGAAGGGCGCCGTGACGACGGGGTGGCAGACCACCTGGATGTCTTCGATCCAGATGCTGAAATGCCTGCTCCAGTTCTGAGTGCACAGCGCATTGAAGTCCATGGTTCTCCGGAAAGATCTTTGGGCGGTTTTCGTCCCAAGGTTCCATATTAACCATTTCCTTGCATTTGTAAATTGACATCCAGCCAAGCGGTGTATCAAATTTACAAATTCGCGGCCTTAATCGAGTATGTCGAGTAATATACTGCAGAATATTTTTACTGGGCTTTGGGGATTTCGGAGAACGTGAAGAGCTTCGGACGGTTCTTCTCGCCCTGGAAGGCGGCGGGGAGGCGCTTCAGCTCCTTCTCGGCCGCCTCCTTGCCGGGGAAGTTGCCGTAGAGCACCTGGTAGCAGGTCCGCCCGTCCCGGAGGGTCATGGGGAGGATGAAGAGGTCGGGCTTGTCGCCCTTGAAGAGTTCGGAGACCCGGCGGATGGTCTCGCCCTGGCAGGCGATCTCCAGGCGCAGGACGTAGTGGCCGGCCGGCGCGTCCTTCACCCGCTGTGCGCCCTGGGCCACCGCCTTGACCAGGTCGCCCTTGCGCAGGGCTTCCAGGCGCTCGGAGATGCTGGCGCCCACGGGTTTGGCCTTGGGCTCGGCCTTGGGCTCGGGCTTGGGTTCGGGTTTGGGTTCGGGCCTGGCGGGTTCCGCCGGGGGGGGGTCGGCCTTGGGGGGTTCGGCGGGCGGGGGCACGGCGATGGCCGGGGCGGGTTCGGCCTTGGGCTTGACGGCCACCGGCTGGGCCGGTTCCCCGGGAAGGGGCTTGGGCACGGGCGGGCGGCCCCGCCGGCGCATCCAGAAGAAGCCGCCTAGAAGGCAGGCTGCCGCCAGGAGGCCCACCACCGCCCAGCGGAGGCTGGATGGCCGCGGAAGTTCGGGTTCGGGCGGCGGCAGGTCCTCCGGGGCCTCCTCCGGGGGGACCGTCAGCATCACCCGCGGCTCCTCGGGCACGGCCTCCGGCAGGGGGGGCAGTTCCACGGAGGGGGTGGGGAGGTCGGCCTGGCCGGTCTCCACGTGCACCTCGGGCTCGGGCGGGGCTTCGGGGATGCCGGGGACCTGGAGGCCCTCGGGGAGGTAGAGGGGTTCGGGTGCGGGGGGCGGCTCCTCGTCCAGGGCCTGGGAGAGGTGCTCCAGGTTGGTGGTGGGCCGTGCGGCTTCCTGGATGGTCGCGAAGAGGGAGGGCGCCGCTTCCACCGGAGGCTCGGTCAACGGAACGGAAAGGGGCTCAGGTTCCGGGGACAGGGCCAGGTCCAGGGCCTGCTTGTCCACGGGGGGCATCTCGTGGAGCCGGGCCCAGCCCATCTCCCGGAGGAACAGGGCGAAGGCCCCCACGCGCATGGGCTCGGCCTGGGCCTCGCGGCTCAGCTCCAGCAGGGTGTGGGTGCCGTCCAGGAGGGTGGTGAGCCGTCCCAGGTCCGGCGGCAGGGTGAGGTCCAGGAGGCTCTTGCCCTGGAGGACCACCACCTGGTTGAGGGGGCCCAGCAGCTCCAGGAGGGGCTCCCGGTCCTGGATGGCCAGCATGCCGCCCAGGAGCAGCTGGGCGGTGTTCAGGGGCAGGCGCACCACGTGGGCGTCCAGCTCCCGGGCCTCGAAGACCGGCAGCATGTCCGGATGGGCGAGGCAGCCGTGGATGATGCGCTCCACCTGCACCTTGGCCACGTCCAGCAGGTCGCGCTGGGTGATGAAGCCCATCTCGATGAGGTTCTTGCCGATGCTGATGCCGGGCTTGAGGTTGGCCAGGGCATAGTCCATCTGCGCCTGGGTGATGCGGCCCCGCTCCACCAGGATGGTGGTGAGCCGGTCCGCCAGGTGCGTGCTCTGCGCGAAGACGGTGTCCCCGTAGTCGAAGTAGATGGTGCGGCTCGGGTCCTGGCCCAGCTTCCAG from Geothrix sp. 21YS21S-2 includes these protein-coding regions:
- a CDS encoding HAD family hydrolase, with amino-acid sequence MAVLGAPPGGALAGTSIDALLEALLRGRAPKRVWVAESLRPAWEDRIRAAGAECRSLWLEGREVLNTLMDAAAECGPQEQIWLNLDRTPALDTMDLLTLDAFLAFAATRPHPPLAVLLRDDAPGLVRTQRLAVDRHGIVLLLREGPYGACALGRPEVLASLGAAAGGSLPATFATATRERQLLALDVDGVLIDPGRSFVEAVSAALAELAPALVWDDEHFAAFKRVGGFNNDFRLTAGALALAEIGGLDDLRHATGKGFPHLEPRIRELEPRCQDVVQKHYARTRRMERPMVSREDLDAFPGDLAIFTGRPPDELTLAFQVLGFRIPAVSDSAPHLRKPRAEGLIQLADAFRSTRVVFVGDTCDDASALRGARALCPGVDWVFAAVGPDRQWVAGEEDLQAPRLKDLLRTLGSRP
- a CDS encoding 2-C-methyl-D-erythritol 4-phosphate cytidylyltransferase; the protein is MRIDRPFLVIPAGGRGVRMGGGTPKQFRDWGGVTLLEATVRAFLAPGMPDLAGIALAVPEDRLDEVRAWRFGLPHWTVVGGATRQASVALALAALPDVPSAPVLIHDAVRPFPPAFPVQEALAALEAWDGAVLGEPSTDTLKRVDAQGRILGTEPREGIFRAQTPQVARLSLWLDAFRWAADQGFAATDDVSLLEAKGLRVKLIPSPPTNLKLTTPEDWDRWHPGTTGCGGSAHSRGGPVANQGL
- a CDS encoding septal ring lytic transglycosylase RlpA family protein — its product is MDFNALCTQNWSRHFSIWIEDIQVVCHPVVTAPFGLQVNLLRKARSLSRYTAVVVVLLFSLHCTRPQATPVASFPDVPAAEEPSDHADAKVYTETGEASWYGGDDGFAGRATANGETFDPRELTCAHRTLPFGAKIEVRNLDTGKRAVLRVNDRGPFIRGRMLDVSERAAKELGMHGRGTSRVRITSVDTKGKPAPIDPATLLGDAYTVQVAALSDPANIARISKELQSAVGPVNLVEARTQGGVTVKRVRVGSYATQDEAQKASDLISKLFRDRGLEPFITREN
- the lpxC gene encoding UDP-3-O-acyl-N-acetylglucosamine deacetylase, whose protein sequence is MHRNRHAQTLRQAATLSGRGLHGDLPCTVVLRPAERASGITFVHTPTGVEIPALAEFVGDCSLATSLTRDGVRLQTVEHLLSALMGLGIDHVTIEVDGEELPILDGSSEPWVRLILEAGIRPMAIWPRTLRILKPVEVRMGDKWMRVSPWNGLRLAYTIVYDNPYIGRQSRELTLTTEKYVRELGLARTFCLESDINFMRSRGLAKGGSLDNAVVFGANGPLNESLRFEDEAVRHKMMDLVGDLALLGAPLEGFVEAHCAGHAVHVALAKAILADPTAWTWADSEAGVRPRKLFAQGLPAAHAIPA